A window of Streptomyces profundus genomic DNA:
GTTCGGCGGCCGCCTCGGCGGCCGGCGGCGGGGCGCTCATCGTTCCCCCTCGGTCGGCGCCAGCGCGTGCAGCCGGTCCACGGGCGTCGACACGGCCTCCCTGGCGCGCAGCACGTCCGACTCGCCCGGCGCGTCGTAGAAACAGAGGCACTTGACCATGTCCTCGCGCACATAGGTGCGCAGGAAGCTCACCTCGGGCACCTCGGCGTAGCGGGGCGCGTTCGCCTTCTTGCGCGCCAGATAGCTCTCCATGTCGAGATCGGCCGGCAGGTCCCACTCGACCAGATAGCCCGCCTCGGGGCGGGCGGCCTTCACCTCGGCGAGTTCGGCGCCCACCAGCCGGACCGGGTCCGGCCCCGACACCGTTGCGGCGCCCGGGAGTTCGGCGGCGCGCACGGCGCCGGCGACCGGGTCGGCGGTCGGCGCCTCGACCACCAGGAAGACGCGTTCGGCGCCCCGCGTCACCTGCGCCTCGACGACCTCGCCGCCGGCTCGGGCGATCGCGGCGCCGAGCGCGTCGATCTGCTCGGCGGCCCGGTCGGGGCGCCCGGTGGTGACCTCGAACAGGTAGAGCGGCATGGGGTGTTCCCTTCGTCGCGGGTGGGGTTGCGGGCATGACGGCATGTCAGATCCGTTGCCCGTTACGGGATTCACGGTTTACGGGATTCACGGGTGTGCCTCGGGCCCCGGCGTCGCGACGGTCCCCCGTGCGGGAGCGAACGGGGGCATGGCGTGGCGGGTCGGGCGAGGGTGTGAGAGATCGGCGCGGTGGCCTGAAGTGGGCGCGCGGGCGCGGCCGGTGAGGACGGGCGCGCGGATCAGCGCCGGGCGACGCCCGGGCGACAGGTGGCGCTCTGCACACGCTGAAGGTCGACGTGCAGGCGTCGGACCAGCGTCGAGTGCGTCATGCCGGGGACTCTAACAGATAGACCGATCGGTCTGCATCTATTCTTGCCCCATGGTCTCCCCACCGACGCCGCACGCGTCCTCCTCCGTGTCCCGACGCCCCGGCCGGGGCCTGCCGGCGGAACGCCTGATGGCCGCCGCCGAGCGGCTGTTCCTGCTGGAGGGCATCCGAGCGGTCGGCATCGAGCGCCTGATCGCCGAGGCGGAGGTCGCGCGGGCCAGCCTGTACCACGCGTACGGCTCCAAGGACGGCCTCGTGGTGGCCTATCTGGACCGGCGCGACGCGCTGGACCGGGCCGCCTGGAGCGGCGCGGCCGACCGGGTCGACGGGCCGGTGGACCGCCTGCTGACGCTCTTCGACCTGGCCGAGCGCGGCGCCCCCGGGCGGGGGTATCGGGGCTGTCTCTATCTGAATGCGGCCACCGAGTTCCCCGACCCCGGGCATCCGGTGGCCCGTTCGGTCGCCCGGCACCGGGCCTGGCTGCGCGAGATGCTCACGGGCGAGCTGCGCGCCGCGGGGGTGCCGGATCCGGAGGAGCGGGCCGCCGTGGTGGAGCTGCTCTACGACGGGGCCCTCGCCGGCTCCAAGTTCAGCGGCTCGACCGCGCCGATCGTCCTGGCCAGGGAGCGGGCCCGCGCGCTGGTGGCATCCGTCGCCTGATCGGGCGGTGGCCGGTGCGCGATTGACAACGCGGCGCGGCGTTGGTTAGAAATGCGGTCAGCGTCGCGTGCACCCGGCCAAGAGACCGTCGTGGGCATGGAGGCGCCGAAGCACACAGGATGATCGTGACGACATCCCACGGACGCCTGACGGCGTTCGGCGACCAGTGGGTCAACGTACATATCCGGCCCGGTGAGCGCCTCGCGGAGTCGCGCGAGCGCCTCGACGGGCCCGCCGGTGCCGATGGTGCCCTCGACGGCGCGCCCGTCCGCGAACCGCGCGCCCACTGTCTCGCCCCCCGCTCCGTACCGCGTCGCCACCACCCCGGCGAGGACTCGCCGCGCCGCCTCGACGAACTGGTCGGCGCGTTCCTCCGCGTCGACGCCGTCACGGGCTGACCGGGCCCGCGCCCGCCCACACACCACCCACCCCACTCCGAGCACCGAGGGAGTCTCCGCATGCCCGCCGCCTTCAACCACACCATCGTCGCCTGCCGTGACCGGGAGGAGTCCGCCCGTTTCTTCCGGGAGTTGTTCGAGTTGGCGGACGCGCCCTCCTGGGGCCCGTTCACCAACCTCCTGCTCGACGCCGGAGTGTTGCTCCAGTTCGCCGAGCCGCCGGTCGAGGAGATCCAGCCGCAGCACTACGCCTTCCTCGTGGACGACGCGCAGTTCGCACGCAGCTACGCCCGCATCCGGGAGCGGGAGATCGCCCACTGGGCCGATCCCCAGCGGACGCGTCCCGGCGAGACCAACACCGGACACGGCGGACGCGGCGTCTACTTCCTGGACCCGGCGGGGCACTACATCGAGATGATCACCCAGCCCTACCTCTGAACTACCTCTGAGCTACCTCTGATCGCGGCCGATCAGCCCGCCGCGCCAACGACGGGCGGAGGGGCGGCCGTTGGCCCGGCGGGCCCGCCCGTACCCGGGTGGGCCCGCCGGGTCGCCCGTACGGTCATCGGCAACGCGCCCGGCCCACCAGCGGTGGGAGAACCGCGGGGCGCCGTCGGCGCCGACCGGGGTGACCGACAGCCGCGCCACGCGCCGGCCGGGTGCCCGCCGCCGCCCGTGATTGGTACAGACCAAACCCTTGACACCCCGTCGCCGCACTTCTTCAATCACTCTTGGTTCCCCCCGCGTGACTCCGCATCACCCCAGGGAAAGGATTGACATGGTCATGCTTAAAAGGTGGCGGCGTACGCTCCGCACCGTCGGTCTCCTGGCCGTCGCCATGATGCTGGCCGGACTGGCGAACGTGCTCCCCGCCGCTTCGGCGACGGCCACCGCCCCGGTCGCCGCCGAGAACCCGTCGGCCAACGCGTTTGTCGTCTCCGAGGCCCAGTTCAACCAGATGTTCCCGAACCGGAACCCCTTCTACACGTATCAGGGCCTCACCCAGGCGCTCAGCTCCTACCCGGACTTCGCCAACGCCGGCGGCGAGACCATCGCCCGCCGTGAGGCCGCCGCCTTCCTCGCCAACGTCAGCCATGAGACCGGCGGCCTGGTGCACGTGGTGGAGCAGAACACCGACAACTACCCGCACTACTGCGACTGGAGCCAGCCCTATGGCTGCCCCGCCGGCCAGGACGCCTACTACGGGCGGGGCCCGATCCAGCTGAGCTGGAACTTCAACTACAAGGCCGCGGGCGACGCCCTCGGCATCGACCTGCTGGGCAACCCGTGGCTGGTGCAGAACGACTCGGCCATCGCCTGGCGCACCGCGCTCTGGTACTGGAACACCCAGACCGGTCCCGGCACCATGACCGCGCACAACGCGATCGTCAACCAGGTCGGCTTCGGCGAGACCATCCGCGCCATCAACGGCTCGATCGAGTGCAACGGCGGCAACCCGGGCCAGGTGCAGAGCCGGGTGGACACCTTCCACCGGTTCACCGGCATCCTCGGCGTCGACCCCGGCGGCAACCTCTACTGCTGACCAGGGGACCGGCCCCGCGCGCCGCCGGCCAACGGGCGGCACGCGGGGCTCGGCGGCTCAGCCGGGGAGGCGCGCCTCGATGGCCGCCACCAGCTCGTCGCCCTCCGGCTCGGTGCGCGGCCGGAACCGCTCCACCGTCTCGCCGTCCGGGGCGACCAGGAACTTCTCGAAGTTCCACTGGACGTCGCCGGCCTCGCCCGAGGCGTCGGCGGTGGCGGTCAGCTCCGCGTAGAGCGGATGCCGGCCCGCGCCGTTCACCTCGATCCGCTCGAACATCGGGAACGTCACCCCGTAGGTCGCGGAGCAGAACGTGCGGATCTCCTCGGCCGATCCCGGCTCCTGGCCGGCGAACTGGTTGCAGGGGAAGCCGAGCACGCTGAAACCCCGGTCCGCGTACCGCTGTTGCAGCTTCTCCAGCCCGGCGTACTGCGGCGTCAACCCGCAGCGCGACGCCACGTTGACCACCAGGAGCAGCCGGCCCCTGAACGCGTCGAGCGAGCTGTCCTCCCCTTCGAGCGTCCGCAGCGGGATGTCGTGCAGCTTCGCCATGGTGTCTCCCTTTTCGTCGTCGTGGGCTGCCCCCACGTCCGCGTGCTCTCGCAACGCTCGGGCACCCCCTGAGTGTTTCCGCCGTGGCGGGTGGGACGGTGGACGGGGCCGGCCGCCCGGCCCTTCTAGTCGATCTGCCGGTCGCGGCCGGCGAGCAGCCCGGCCGCTATCTGGCACAGCATCAGCAGCGCCATGCACATCAGCGGCACCCGCCACTCGCCACTGTGACCGTAGAGCACGCCCACCAGGAGCGGCCCGGGGATCGACAGGAGATAGCCCATGCCCTGGGTGAAGGCGGACAGCCGGACGACCGTCGCGCCGTCCCGGCCGCGCAGCGCGATCATGGTGAGGGCGAGCGGGAACGAGCAGTTGGCGACGCCCAGCAGGCAGGCCCACAGCCAGGGCGCGGTCGCCGGGGCCGCCCAGAGCCCGGCGTAGCCGGCCAGCCCGAAGAGCCCGAGCACCACGGCGATGCCGCCCTGCCCCGACAGCCGGCCGGCGACGGTGCCCAGCGCGTACGAGAGCGGGATGCCGAGCACCGAGGTGAGCGCGAAGAGCAGTCCCGCGCTCTCGGCGGACAGGCCGGCGTCCCGGAAGATCTGGGGGAGCCAGCCGATGATCACATAGGCGGCGGTGGCCTGGAGACCGAAGTAGACGGCCAGCGCCCAGGCCGTCGAGTCGCGGCTCAGCCGCGTGCGCCGAACCGGCGCGGCGTCCGTCGCGGGCGGCGGACCGCCGGCCGTGGCGGCGCGGTCGCGGGCCAGCACCAGCCAGGGCGGCAGGGCGACGACGGCCAGCACCGCCCAGGAGGCCAGCCCGACGCGCCAGTCGCCGAAGCCGTCGGCCAGCGGGACGGTGACGGCGGCGGCGGACGAGGCGCCGACGTTGAGCGCCATCGAGTAGGCGCCGGTCATCGTACCGACGCGGTGCGGGAACCGTTCCTTGACGACGACCGGCAGCAGCACGTTGGTCACGGCGATCCCCGCCAGCGCGACCACGCTGAGCGCGATGAACACCGCGCTGTGGGTGGCGAGCGGACGCAGCGCGAGGCCCACCACCAGGAGGAGCATGCCCGCCAGCACCACCGGATCCGGGCCCCGGCGCCGGGCCAGCAGCGGGGCGGCGAAGCCGACCAGCGCGAAACAGGCGGCGGGCATGGCGGTGAGCAGCCCCGCGACGCCCGCGCTCATGCCGAGGCCGGCGCGCGTCTCCTCCAGCACCGGGCCGAGGCTGGTGACCGTGGGCCGCAGGTTCGCCGCGGCGAGCAGCAGGGCGGGGATGGTGAGACGGCGCGTCCACACGACCGACCGGGATACCTCCCGGCGCGGTCCCGCCAGGCGCGGGTCCGCCGCGTCAGGGGAAGGCATCCCACGATCGTATAGTGCGGATTCGCCTGGCCGCCCGACGGCCGGACGCGTCCGGCCGGGCGTCGGCGGGGAGTTCGGGCCCCCGCGCCCGACGACGTGCACTAGGGTGCCTCGATCCGAACCGACGAACATCCCGGAAGGGCGGTGGGCCGGTGGCCCCGCAGACTGTTTCCGCGCCTCGCGTGCTGATGGTCCGCAACGAGGAACGCAGCGGGGGTGGGCGGCTGTTGAACTGGCTTCCCGAGGAGGGGCTCGACCTCGCCGAGGTCGAGGGTCCCGAGGCGCCGGACACTCCCGACGGCTACGAGGGCGTGGTGCTGCTCGGCGGTGGTTTCCTGCCCGACGACGACGCCGGGCGCCCCTGGCTCGCCGGCGAGCGGCGGCTCGCCCGCCGGGCCGTGGCCGGCGGCGTCCCGCTGCTCGGCATCTGCCTGGGCGCCCAGCTGTTGGCCGCCGCCCACGGCGGCACCGTCGAGGGCGACCATGGCACGCCCGAGCGCGGCTCCCATCAGGTCACCAGGCGCCCCGAGGCCGGCGGCGACCCGCTGCTGCGCGCGCTGCCGGCGGTCTTCCCCGTGATCCAGAACCATCGGGACCAGATCACCGCGCTCCCGGCTGGGGCGGTCCATCTGGCGGCGAGCCCGCTCTGCCCGGTGCAGGCGTTCCGCCTGGGCGCGAGCGCCTGGGGTGTGCAGTTCCATCCGGAGGTCGGTGCCGCCCGGCTGGCGCACTGGAACGCGGCGGCGCTCGCCGAGGACGGTCTCGACCTGAGCGCCCTGCACGCCGAGGCCGAGCGGCGCGAGCCGGACTCCGCCCGCGCGGCTCGGCGTCTGGTGGCGAACTTCGCGACGGTGGTACGCGAACGCGCCGCCACGCGCCCCTGACCCACCGCGCCGCTCCGTCGCCCCGCCGGTGTTGAGCGGGGTGACGGCGGGTTACGGCCGCGTTTCCAGATCACGACGAGCGGGGGCCCGAGAAGAGCGCGTGGTGTGATCTGTCTCACAATGTGACGGGGTGTGAGTTCCCGTCCACCGCCCTGACCTGCGGCATCGCGGAGTGGTGCGTCGCCGCCCCGTGGCCGCCCCGCGTGGTGGAGGTGAGGCGTGGTGGGGCCCGTGCCCGATTCGGGCGGCCGATCGGGACCGGACAGGCCGAAACGGGCATGCCCTCTTCTCCGGCGAACCTGCGTGCACAGGTGGTGGTGTGATCGGCTGGACGTCTCCCCGGTGCCCGTCGCAGTCGCGACCGACGCCGGATTCACCGAGGTGAAAGAAGGAGTGCGGGCTTCGCGAACGCGTACGGGCCGGGGTCGGACGCGCCCGGGGCGGTCGTCGGCCGAGTGCCGGTAGCGCGGCCCCGCGCCGTGCGCGCTCCCCCCAGTGGGGCGGGGTGGTGCGGGCCGTGTCCGTGCGGCTACGGTCGAACCCGATTCGGGGTGCAGCACCATCCCGCCTTGGCGCTTCCCGTCACCACGGGCCATTCCAGGCGTCGCTCCCCGGCCTCGGTCGAGCCCTCGGGTGCCGCTCCGCGTCCACGCGAAAGGAGCCAGGTCCGGTGAGATGTCGCCATCCTGGCCGGCGTTGACGACCGGGCGGTCGGCGGGCCCGGCCGCCGAGCACGGCGGTAGCGGGAAGGGTCATGAGAAGTGCGGCTGGAGGAGGAATCGGAAGCGGACGACATGAGCGATGCAACGGTCAGGGGTCGCGAAGTCGGGTGGGAGTAAACGGTGCGATGAGCACAGTCAAACGGCATATGACTCCGGAGAGTCGGAAGTGTGCCGCCCAATTCTCACCCCCTCGCCGCCGCGAATAGTGTCTATCGCCCCGATAGCCAGCGGAGTGCTTTCGATGAACAGCCGTCGATGTCGCCCGGTACCATCCCGGGACAATCGGCGACGGCGCCAAGGGCTTTCACGTCCCGGCCGCGGGTCGCCGCCGCGCCGCCATGGCGTCCCCCGCCCAGAAGGCGCCGCTGAGCTGGGGTGACGGGGTGTCGCCCCTCGGGGCCACGGAGTTCGGGTACGACCGGTGGCGCCGCATTACCCCGCTCTTTCCGGCCTTTCTCCCGGCCGGCTCGGACTCCGGCCGTAGCACAACCCGCCTTCGCCCGCCCGGGATTCCCCGGACGGGCCGCACGTGCTGCGGGAACACGCGCGGTCCCCGTTCCCCGGCCCGGCCGAGCGACGCTTACCCCGATATGGCTAGGGGGCCGTAGGGGGTGCCCTCCCCGATGGCGCGGAATACTCTTCCACTGGATAGTTGCCGATGAAATTCGTGCGGACATCCGGAATGATGAGCCTGTGACCGTCGGGCCATCCCTCAAAACGGCCCGGTTTCGTGAGAGACGCCGACAGGGGGAAGAGCTTCAGTGCTGGTGGAGCGAGCAAGGATTCTTGAGGAACTCGATGAGCTGGTGACGTGGTCCGCGCGAGGAAACGGCGCCATCGTCGCGATCAGCGGTTCGACCGCGACGGGCAAGACCACGGTGCTCAACACACTGGCGGAGCGGACCGTCTCGACCGGCGGCGCGGTGCTCGGCGTGGTGAGTTCACCCCACGAGCGCTACGTTCCCTACGGGGCGCTGACCCAGCTCTTCCACGCGTTCGACCTGCACATACCGGGCACCGAACCACCCGAGCCGGGGGACGACCCCAGAACCGTCGCCCGGAGAGCGCACCGGATCATCGCCGAACTGTCCGCCAGGCGGCGGCTGTTGATCACGGTGGACGACATCCAGTACACCGACGCGGCCACCCTGCTCTGCCTGAGCTATCTGGCGCAGCACCTGGTGCGGCTGCCGCTCGCCCTGGTGTTCACGCACGGTGTCTCCGTCGACGAGCAACCGCCCCGCGTGCTGCACGACCTGCTGTACCGGACGGGTGCCAAGCGCTACTACCTCGGCCCATTCACCCGCGAGGGCATCAGGGAACTGACCGCCGACCGCACCTCGTTCGAGCCGTCCGACCGGTTCGTCGACGAGGTGCACTCGCTGACCGCTGGCAACCCGCTGCTCGCCACGGCCCTGGTCGAGGAGCAACGCGTCAGACCCACCGCCGACTTCATCGTCGGCGCGATGCCGGACGAGGGGCTGCCGACCGGCCATGTCTTCCATGAGGCGGTCCTCGGCTGCCTGCACCGGCTCGGCCCCCGCGCCGTCCGCCTCGCCCGGTGCGCCGCCCTGCTGGGCGAAGCCGCGACCCCGCTGCTGATCAGCCGACTGAGCGGCATCGACGCCGAGTTGGTGGAACGTTACCTCAGGCTGCTCACCAGCATCGGGGTGCTGGACGGCACCACCTACCGCCGCGCCGGCGTGCGGCAGTCCGTCATCGGCGAGATGCCGCCCGACGAGGCCACGACCCTCCGCCACCGCGCCGCCAGGCTGCTGCACGACGGCGGCGCACCGCCGCAGGCCGTCGCCGCGCATCTGCTCAACGTCGGCACGCTCCGCGAGGACTGGGTGCTCCCGGTGCTGCGGGAGGCCGCCCGGCACGCCCTCGCCTACGGCGATGTGACCCAGGGCATCCGCTGCCTGGAGCTGGCCCGCGAATGCTGCACGGACGAGACCCAACGCGTCTCGGTGAAGGCCCAGTACGCCTCGGGACAGTGGCAGTTGAGACCCGCCGACTCGGCCCAGCACTTCCTCGCGCTCAAGGACTCCATCCTCAACGGCACGCTGAAGGGCCCGGAGGCGCTGCGCATCGCCGACGGCATGCTGTTCCACCTGGAGTTCGACGAGGCGCTCCAGGCGATCGACCACCTCAACGACAGTCCGGGCGACGCGGTGACCGCTCTGCACAGCACCCGCCTCCTCATCGCGTCCGAGTTCCCCGGGATCAACGACCGGCTGCGCCGCCCGCTTCCCCCGCCCACCGCCTCCGCGACCTCAAGCTCCGAGCTGCGCGCCCGCCACGCCCTGGCCCTCGTCCTGGAACGAGGCGCCGACGAGTACGCGATCGCCCTGGCCGAACAGGTGCTCCAGGTCAGCAGGTCCCGCTCGCCCTGGAACATCCGGGGCTTACCAGCGGCCCTGCTGACGCTCTGCCTGGCCGAACGGCTGGAGGCGGCGGCCGAGTGGTACGACCGGCTGGTGCAGGACGCCGGATCGGACTACGCCCCCATCTGGCGGGCCATGCTCGACGGCGTCGGCGCGCTCATCTCCCTGCGCCGAGGCATGCTCGGCGACGCCGTACGACGCGGCGAGTCCGCCTACACCCGGCTCTCCGGACCGCGTTGGAACGTCACGGCCGCCCTCGCGTTGGCGACGCTCGTGGAGGCCCACACCGCGATGGGCAACCACCAGGCCGCCGCGCGCTGCCTGATGGCCGAACCGCCCCCCGAGCTCTTCTACACCCGCGCCGGCGCGCAGTACCTCTACGCACGCGGTCGCCACCACCTCGCCACCCGCAACACCTACATGGCGCTCTACGACTTCCGCGGGTGCGGCGCGCTGCTGCGACGCTGGAAGCTCGACACCCCCGCGCTGGCCCCCTGGCGGCTGGGGGAGGCCGAGGCCTGGCAGCAGCTCGGCGACCAGGACCGCGCGGCCCGCCTCGTCGAGCAGCAGCTCGCCACGCCCGACATCGGGCTGGCCCGATCACGCGGAATGGCCCTGCACGGCTGGGCCCTCGTCCAGCCGAACGCCAAACAACCTCCGCTCCTCCAGGACGCGTTCCGTCTGCTGGAGAACTGCGGCGCGCGCTATGAGGCGGCGGCCGTGCTGGCCGATCTCAGCCGCGCCTACCAGCGGTTGGGCGAGAAGGCGCAGGCCAGGTTGACCGCCCGCAGAGCGTGGCGGCTCGCCAAGAGCTGCCAGGCGAAGTCCATGTGCCAGGCGCTGTTGCCGTCCCCCGCGCCCCGCGGCCTCGGCGCCCGAGGCGACGGGGACGCGCCGCGCGGCGATCGCGGGGCCGGCGACTCCTTCGGTCAACTCAGCGACTCCGAACGACGCGTGGCCCTGCTCGCCACCCAGGGCTACGCCAACCGCGATATCGCCGACCGGCTGTTCATCACCGTCAGCACCGTGGAACAGCACCTGACCCGCGTCTACCGCAAGATGGGCATCAGAAACCGCGAGCAACTCCTTGAGGCGGCGCAGGACGTCAGCTACGAGGCGGTCTGATCCCTCTTCCCCCTCCCGACGAAGTGGCCGGCCCCGACACGTTAGGGGCGAGAAGGGGTTGGGGGGCCTCACCGGCCCTTTCTAGATTCGACGCAAGCGCACGTCGCAGAGTGCGGAACCCTTCGCTACCCGGAGTGGCTGTGGTGGGCAATCAGGAGAAGCTTCTCGACTACCTCAAGCGTGCGACCACGGACCTGCGCGCCGCCCGCCGGCGCCTCGCCGAGGTCGAACAGCGCGCCCTGGAGCCGATCGCCATCGTCGCGACCGCGTGCCGCTACCCGGGTGGCGTGGCCTCGCCCGAGGATCTGTGGCGGCTGGTCGACGAGGGGGTCGACGCGGTGACGCCCTTCCCCACCGACCGGGGTTGGGACACCGCCGACCGCTACGACCCGGAGCCGGGCAAGCCGGGGAAGACGGCCGCCCGCGAGGGCGGGTTCCTGCACGACGCGGGCGAGTTCGACGCGGACTTCTTCGGCATCAGCCCCCGCGAGGCCGCCGAGACCGACCCGCAGCAGCGGCTGTTGCTTGAGGTGTCCTGGGAGGTGCTGGAGCGGGCGGGGATCGATCCGACCACGCTGAAGGGCAGCGGGACCGGGGTGTTCGCCGGCGTGATGTACCACGACTACGTCGGGGGCAGCAACGGCGGCAGCATCGTCTCCGGGCGGGTGGCCTACGCGCTTGGGCTTGAGGGGCCGGCGGTGACGCTGGACACGGCCTGTTCGTCGTCGCTGGTGGCGCTGCACTGGGCGATCCAGGCGCTGCGCTCGGGGGAGTGCTCGCTGGCGCTGGCCGGCGGCGTCACCGTGATGGCGACGCCCGAGATGTTCGTCTACTTCAGCGAGCAGCGCGGCCTGGCGCTGGACGGCCGCTGCAAGTCGTTCGGCGCCGCCGCCGACGGAGTCGGCTGCTCCGAGGGCGTCGGGGTGCTGCTCCTCGAACGCCTCTCCGACGCGCGCCGCAACGGGCATCAGGTGCTGGCGGTGGTGCGCGGTTCGGCGGTGAATCAGGACGGTGCGTCGAACGGGCTGACGGCGCCCAACGGTCCCTCCCAACAGCGGGTGATTCGGGCGGCGTTGGCGAGTGCCGGGTTGTCGGCCGGTGAGGTGGACGCGGTGGAGGGGCACGGCACGGGGACGACGCTCGGCGATCCGATCGAGGCGCAGGCCCTGCTCGCCACCTATGGACGGGAACGGGAGGCGGACCGGCCGCTGTGGCTGGGGTCGATCAAGTCGAATATCGGCCACACCCAGGCGGCTGCGGGGGTGGCCGGCGTGATCAAGATGGTGGAGGCGATGCGGCACGGCGTGCTGCCCAGGACCCTGCACGCGGACGAGCCATCGCCCCAGGTGGACTGGTCCGAAGGCGAGGTCCGGCTGCTGACGGAGGAGCGGAAGTGGCCCAACGAGGGCCGCCCGCGCCGCGCCGGCATCTCCTCCTTCGGCATGAGCGGCACCAATGCGCATGTGATCGTCGAGGAGGCGCCGGCGGTTGCTGAAGTGGTGGTGGAGCGGCGGGAGTTGCCGGTGGTGCCGCTGGTCCTGTCCGCCAGGACCGGCGAAGCCTTGGCGGAGCAGCTGGATCGGTTCGGGGCGGTGGATGGGGATGCGTTGGATGTGGGGTTCTCGGCGGTGGTGGGTCGGGCGGTGTTGGAGCATCGTGCGGTGGTGGTGGGTGGGGAGACGGTGCGGGGTGTGGCGAGTGAGGGTGGGCTGGGGTTTCTCTTCACGGGTCAGGGGAGTCAACGGCTGGGGATGGGGCGGGAGTTGTATGGGGCGTTTCCGGTGTTCGCGGCTGCTTTCGATGAGGTGTGTGGGGCGTTTGACGATGGTCTGCGGGAGGCCGTGTGGGGTGACGACGAGGAGGTGCTGAACCGGACGGAGTTGGCTCAGCCGGCGATCTTCGCCGTTGAGGTGGCGTTGTTCCGGTTGTTGGAGTCGTGGGGGGTGCGGCCTGGGGTGTTGGTGGGGCATTCGATTGGTGAGTTCGCCGCCGCGCATGTGGCGGGGGTCTTCGATTTGGCGGACGCGGCGCGGCTGGTGGGTGCTCGTGGGCGGTTGATGCAGGCGTTGCCGTCGGGTGGCGCGATGGTCGCCGTTGAGGCGGCGGAGGTGGAGGTCGCGCCGCATCTGGACGGTGAGCGGGTGTCGTTGGCGGCGGTCAACGGGCCTGTGTCCGTGGTCATTTCGGGCGCCGAGGACGCGGTCGAAGCCCTGGTCGCACGATTCGAGGGGCGAAGGACGCGGCGGTTGAAGGTGTCGCACGCCTTCCACTCGCCGTTGATGGAGCCGATGCTCGACGACTTCCGCAAGGTCGCGGAGTCCGTCGCCTACCACCCGCCCACCATCCGTCTGGCCAAGGAGATGGCGTCGGCCGACTACTGGGTGCGGCATGTGCGCGAGCCGGTGCGGTTCGCCGACGACCTCGCGTTCCTCCAGGCCGAGGGTGTGTCGAGGTTTCTGGAGGTCGGCCCGGACGCGGTGCTCACCAGCATGGCGGGGG
This region includes:
- a CDS encoding DUF4242 domain-containing protein, translated to MPLYLFEVTTGRPDRAAEQIDALGAAIARAGGEVVEAQVTRGAERVFLVVEAPTADPVAGAVRAAELPGAATVSGPDPVRLVGAELAEVKAARPEAGYLVEWDLPADLDMESYLARKKANAPRYAEVPEVSFLRTYVREDMVKCLCFYDAPGESDVLRAREAVSTPVDRLHALAPTEGER
- a CDS encoding putative leader peptide gives rise to the protein MTHSTLVRRLHVDLQRVQSATCRPGVARR
- a CDS encoding TetR/AcrR family transcriptional regulator, with amino-acid sequence MVSPPTPHASSSVSRRPGRGLPAERLMAAAERLFLLEGIRAVGIERLIAEAEVARASLYHAYGSKDGLVVAYLDRRDALDRAAWSGAADRVDGPVDRLLTLFDLAERGAPGRGYRGCLYLNAATEFPDPGHPVARSVARHRAWLREMLTGELRAAGVPDPEERAAVVELLYDGALAGSKFSGSTAPIVLARERARALVASVA
- a CDS encoding VOC family protein gives rise to the protein MPAAFNHTIVACRDREESARFFRELFELADAPSWGPFTNLLLDAGVLLQFAEPPVEEIQPQHYAFLVDDAQFARSYARIREREIAHWADPQRTRPGETNTGHGGRGVYFLDPAGHYIEMITQPYL
- a CDS encoding chitinase — its product is MLKRWRRTLRTVGLLAVAMMLAGLANVLPAASATATAPVAAENPSANAFVVSEAQFNQMFPNRNPFYTYQGLTQALSSYPDFANAGGETIARREAAAFLANVSHETGGLVHVVEQNTDNYPHYCDWSQPYGCPAGQDAYYGRGPIQLSWNFNYKAAGDALGIDLLGNPWLVQNDSAIAWRTALWYWNTQTGPGTMTAHNAIVNQVGFGETIRAINGSIECNGGNPGQVQSRVDTFHRFTGILGVDPGGNLYC
- a CDS encoding glutathione peroxidase, which gives rise to MAKLHDIPLRTLEGEDSSLDAFRGRLLLVVNVASRCGLTPQYAGLEKLQQRYADRGFSVLGFPCNQFAGQEPGSAEEIRTFCSATYGVTFPMFERIEVNGAGRHPLYAELTATADASGEAGDVQWNFEKFLVAPDGETVERFRPRTEPEGDELVAAIEARLPG
- a CDS encoding CynX/NimT family MFS transporter, with the protein product MPSPDAADPRLAGPRREVSRSVVWTRRLTIPALLLAAANLRPTVTSLGPVLEETRAGLGMSAGVAGLLTAMPAACFALVGFAAPLLARRRGPDPVVLAGMLLLVVGLALRPLATHSAVFIALSVVALAGIAVTNVLLPVVVKERFPHRVGTMTGAYSMALNVGASSAAAVTVPLADGFGDWRVGLASWAVLAVVALPPWLVLARDRAATAGGPPPATDAAPVRRTRLSRDSTAWALAVYFGLQATAAYVIIGWLPQIFRDAGLSAESAGLLFALTSVLGIPLSYALGTVAGRLSGQGGIAVVLGLFGLAGYAGLWAAPATAPWLWACLLGVANCSFPLALTMIALRGRDGATVVRLSAFTQGMGYLLSIPGPLLVGVLYGHSGEWRVPLMCMALLMLCQIAAGLLAGRDRQID
- a CDS encoding type 1 glutamine amidotransferase, which encodes MAPQTVSAPRVLMVRNEERSGGGRLLNWLPEEGLDLAEVEGPEAPDTPDGYEGVVLLGGGFLPDDDAGRPWLAGERRLARRAVAGGVPLLGICLGAQLLAAAHGGTVEGDHGTPERGSHQVTRRPEAGGDPLLRALPAVFPVIQNHRDQITALPAGAVHLAASPLCPVQAFRLGASAWGVQFHPEVGAARLAHWNAAALAEDGLDLSALHAEAERREPDSARAARRLVANFATVVRERAATRP
- a CDS encoding LuxR C-terminal-related transcriptional regulator, translating into MLVERARILEELDELVTWSARGNGAIVAISGSTATGKTTVLNTLAERTVSTGGAVLGVVSSPHERYVPYGALTQLFHAFDLHIPGTEPPEPGDDPRTVARRAHRIIAELSARRRLLITVDDIQYTDAATLLCLSYLAQHLVRLPLALVFTHGVSVDEQPPRVLHDLLYRTGAKRYYLGPFTREGIRELTADRTSFEPSDRFVDEVHSLTAGNPLLATALVEEQRVRPTADFIVGAMPDEGLPTGHVFHEAVLGCLHRLGPRAVRLARCAALLGEAATPLLISRLSGIDAELVERYLRLLTSIGVLDGTTYRRAGVRQSVIGEMPPDEATTLRHRAARLLHDGGAPPQAVAAHLLNVGTLREDWVLPVLREAARHALAYGDVTQGIRCLELARECCTDETQRVSVKAQYASGQWQLRPADSAQHFLALKDSILNGTLKGPEALRIADGMLFHLEFDEALQAIDHLNDSPGDAVTALHSTRLLIASEFPGINDRLRRPLPPPTASATSSSELRARHALALVLERGADEYAIALAEQVLQVSRSRSPWNIRGLPAALLTLCLAERLEAAAEWYDRLVQDAGSDYAPIWRAMLDGVGALISLRRGMLGDAVRRGESAYTRLSGPRWNVTAALALATLVEAHTAMGNHQAAARCLMAEPPPELFYTRAGAQYLYARGRHHLATRNTYMALYDFRGCGALLRRWKLDTPALAPWRLGEAEAWQQLGDQDRAARLVEQQLATPDIGLARSRGMALHGWALVQPNAKQPPLLQDAFRLLENCGARYEAAAVLADLSRAYQRLGEKAQARLTARRAWRLAKSCQAKSMCQALLPSPAPRGLGARGDGDAPRGDRGAGDSFGQLSDSERRVALLATQGYANRDIADRLFITVSTVEQHLTRVYRKMGIRNREQLLEAAQDVSYEAV